The DNA region CCTGGACCCAGGCGTGGGGGGTAAAGCGGAGACGAGACGCGGGCGTCATAGAGTCGACCCAGCTCCTCGTGGAGGAGGCAAAGCCCGGGGAACATCTCGGGCGGCAGACCGGTGCCCAGGAGTGCTTCTTCATGCAAGACCTGGAAGTCGTGAAAGTCTTGGATCTGTTTGGCAAGCTCGTCGATCTGTAACACGGGCAATCGCCCATCAACGAGCTGATCGATGATCCCAACCCGCCGGTACATCTGATCCAAGTCCGACGCGGCGAACTCCTCGAGCAACTGCTCGGCGCGGGTCCCTAGCTCGGATTGGTGGGCGTCGCCGTCGTGGCTGAAGGCTGCTCGCAAGGCGTCCTCGAGCAAATCTTGGTAGCGCTGCTTGGCTTCTTCGCTGGCGTGGATTCGCGCGCAGTGCCCGATGATTTTGTCTAAGCAGCGGCCGACGAGATCGGCATCGACCCCCCACCAGGCGGCGACCGATTCGGCCGTTGCCGAGCCTGCATTGAGGGGCGAGCTGTTCTCGGGGCTGGGGCCGCTCATGGCTGCTCGTGTCGCTTGGGTTCCGGTGTAATCATCGTGCCGCCGATGCGGACAGCTAGCCTGCCGCTCGCGGCGCCGTGGCGGAGCTGCTGGCTAGCCGATCTCACGCGCCACCTCGATCGCCCGCCGACGGTCCTTCTCGGCGTAGAGCTGCGTCGTCCCCACCTGGCTGTGTCCCAGCAGTGTCTTGGCGGCGTCCAGGTCATAGTCCCGGCGCACGCGCGTAGCAACTAAGTGTCGCAGCTGGTTGGGGCTCCAACGCTCGACGCCCGCCAGCTCCGCTGCACGTGCGATCGCACGCCCGTAGCTTTGCGTCGTGTAGCACGGCTTGGGAGGCCGCTTGGGCTTGGGGGTGTACTTCGAACCGGCGCGGTTGCCGCAGGAGAGGGGCGTCTTGCGTTCCGCGGCGCGGCGAAGCCGCATCTCGTTGACCGAGGCGGCGGGCGAGAAGACGTACCCTTCTTCGGCTCCCTCGAGGAAGGGAAGAAGGACCGCCTGGGACTTCGGGCCGAAGTAGAGCGTGCGGTCGCGGTCGTGATGGGCGGTCTTGTGATCAACAAGCCTAGCCTCCCAGACCTCGGTCGAACGGTCGATGTCCGTCGTGCGGAGCATGCAGACCTCACCCGGGCGGGCGCCGGTGAGCATCTGGAGGCGGACCATCGCGGATACCACGCTCGTGAGGTGAGGCAGGGTCTGATCGACTACCGAGGCGTCAGCCGCATGCACCGGCGCGCTCTCGTGGGCGCCGGAGCGGCCCCTGCGAAGCCCCGGGATCAACGACAGGGTCTGGGGGGTGGCGGGCGGGATGTGCCCCTCCGACGCGGCCCAGCGGAAGAAGCGGCACAGGCGCTTCATCAACGCGTTGATGTAGGTCCGGGCGAGGCCCTCGGCGATCAGCTTCTCTCGGATCGCCTTGAACTGGGCCGGCCCGAACTCGGCCGGGCTGGTCCGGCCGTACAATTCGCGGAGCAGCCGCAGCGGCCGCTTCATGTTGGTGAACTCGCCGCGGTTCCCGGCGCCGTAGTACGGCTTGGCGAACCGGAGGTAGGCAGCGATCAGCTCGACCATGGTTAGCCGATCCGCCGGGGCGCCGAAGGAGGGAGACCGACCGGCGGCCAGCCACTCGTGGACCACGCGGTCGTACTCGAGCTTGCTGACCTTCGTGCCGTGCGGCCCGAGGTAATAGTCCTTGCCGGCGAGGGTGACGATGGCCTGACCACTGGCGCGGTGCTTACGGTACTTCGGGACGCCAACGCTAAGACGGGGCATGTGCAGGTCTCCCAGATTACGCAGAGTGCAAAACGGTACGTACCGTTTTGCGCCCTCGGGAAACGCCGCACTGCCGAGAATTGGCAGGTATCACAAGTGCTTGATTCGGCGGGATTTACGTCAAGAGCGGGCGATGGGATTCGAACCCACGACTTCCAGCTTGGGAAGCTAGCACTCTACCACTGAGTTACGCCCGCAGCCGCTTCCTGAGGAAGCGTCTTGGTGAAGCGTAGCCTAGCCGGCCGCGCGTTGGCAAGCGCCAATCGCGCGGCGGCCGGCTCGTTCTGCCACACCGCAACCACCGCTACCAAGAGGTGCGTTTGTTGCGGCGTTTGTGGATTCCTCCCATTGGCCCCGCGGTCCGCTTCCTGCGCCCGTTCGATGGCCGCTTCGAGGCCCGCCCCGGCACGGAACGCTTTGCGCTCCCTACTGGCAGCGATTCTCGCACCGGCGGATCAAGCCTACGGAGCGCGTCGTCGTCCAACGGCTCCTGACTTTCCAATGGCATGGTTTTCTCCCTTCGAAGATCTCTACGGTTTCCCCCTCCCCCCGGGCCTTCGATCGCGTGGCGGGAGCGGCTACCACGAAGCGGCGGTTTCGCTGGCGAGACGACCCGCGTCTACGCGAGCGACCTTCCGCACGGCTGCTTTTGCGTCGCGGCAGATTGACGGCAAATCGCAGCCTTCAACAACACCCGGCAGGCAAGCCCATACGCCCAGGCAACGGGCCCACAACTCGCCTTCCGAATCTCCGTCCGCGACGCACACGGCCACCAACACTCGGTCGCCATGCAGCGCGCGGATCAACGCCCCGATCGCGTCGCGGTCGACGCCATCGATGCGGCCCTCGACGGGGGGACCCGCCTCGGCGACATCGATCAGCGCAAACGCCGCACGCCTCAGTCGCGACTGCCGAACGGCCTCTTCGGCGGATCGGCACGAAACAACCTCCCAGCCGGCCTCGGAAGCCGACCGCATCAGGAAGCGCCGCTGACGTTCGCTGCGCGCAACGATCAAGCAGCGCATGGTCGCCGTAGCGATGGCCGCAATAGGCGACGCCCGCGGCTCCGACGCCGCGTAAGTTTCTACGGGCATAGTCGCCCTCCGCTAGGTAAAGTTGCGCCCCGTTTGCTGGGGTCGGACGAGCTGCTTGCGCATGGAGTCATCGGCGAGCGAGACGCCCGACATGCAGAAAACGCAAGCCACCCGGTCACCGACTACCAAGACATCTTGCGGCGGCGACGACGGTGGATGCCGTTGATCGACTGAGGCGTCTTTCCACGACGCCGACCCTGCACCGGCCGGTTGTCGGCGGCGTTCGCCCGGTTGCGTGTGCCGTAGTTGAAAGAGGAAGAGTCGTCGCTATCGGCCGAACCGTTACCGAAACCCTGCCGCTGTTCGCTAGCCATTTTGCGTCTCCATCTGCTTGAGGAACTTGCAGGCCGGCGGGGACTCCCCGGTCCCGTGGTCGCCGAGCGCATCTACAAACGCCGTTGCCTGCTCCGTGCCTCTGCTTAAGCGAGCGGCGTGCCAGAGCCTTGACTAGCGAAGACAACGGGACGTAACCCATTGATGGCAAACGTGTTGCGAATCACGGAGGATCAACCATCATCGTCGGCCAGGGCGCTGCGGTTCCCTGATCCGCTGATCTCTCCGCGGCACGCAACGCCGCAAACCTATACCCAGAAGCAACTTGTGTCATATTTCACAGAAGCAGGGAGAAGCCACCAGAAAGGTGGAGAGGCCCCAGAAAGCCGGGATGGGGCGAGCCTGGGTCCGTTCTCCCTGTCCGCGGCCGAGAGACCGCAGCACGGGAGGCAGAAGCCTCAATCGAGGGCCGACCGAGCGGGGGCTAGGACTCCGCCGACTCGTCGGCGCCAAGCTGCTGAATCAGCCGAGTCATCGTGTTGGGGTGCACCCCCAGCAAACGAGCGGCACGCCCCTTGTGCCCCTGCGACGACCGGAGGGCCTGCCGCACCGCGGCCGCGCGGAGCCTGTCGAGGTTGGTAAAGGGCAGGCTGGGAGCATTTGTGTCGCCGGAGCGTAGGGCCGGCAACGTCGGCTCGCAGTCCAGCACGTACGCTTGTTCGATCACGTGCGAGAGCTGGCGGATATTGCCCGGCCAGTGGAACTCGCAGAATCCCTGCAACTGCTCGTCGCTCGGTCGCCACTGGGCGCGGCTGTAGCGGGCGGCGTACTTGCAGGAAAAGTACTCGACAAACCGCGGGATGTCCTCGACCCTTTGCCGCAACGGCGGCACCCGCAGCTCTACCATGTTGAGGCGGTAG from Pirellulimonas nuda includes:
- a CDS encoding tyrosine-type recombinase/integrase, with the protein product MPRLSVGVPKYRKHRASGQAIVTLAGKDYYLGPHGTKVSKLEYDRVVHEWLAAGRSPSFGAPADRLTMVELIAAYLRFAKPYYGAGNRGEFTNMKRPLRLLRELYGRTSPAEFGPAQFKAIREKLIAEGLARTYINALMKRLCRFFRWAASEGHIPPATPQTLSLIPGLRRGRSGAHESAPVHAADASVVDQTLPHLTSVVSAMVRLQMLTGARPGEVCMLRTTDIDRSTEVWEARLVDHKTAHHDRDRTLYFGPKSQAVLLPFLEGAEEGYVFSPAASVNEMRLRRAAERKTPLSCGNRAGSKYTPKPKRPPKPCYTTQSYGRAIARAAELAGVERWSPNQLRHLVATRVRRDYDLDAAKTLLGHSQVGTTQLYAEKDRRRAIEVAREIG